In Leptodesmis sichuanensis A121, the following are encoded in one genomic region:
- a CDS encoding Uma2 family endonuclease → MGSLQVQPLTDCWIAASWEEYARQIEVPGYEKAIGYYYRGHMRLEMLPVGFDHGTDHNVVALVINLYGICKGIPLTLADNCTYRKPGRQECQPDLSAYIGDRARLVPKNTSIVSLDEYPAPDLVVEVAKTTLLDDLGTKRSLYEEMGFAEYWVVDVQNVQVIAYAIHDRGSQQIEASYVLPGLEMALLKAALELNRQTDQSQVGAWLLSQMS, encoded by the coding sequence ATGGGTTCGCTACAAGTCCAACCTCTGACTGATTGCTGGATTGCTGCTTCCTGGGAGGAGTATGCTCGGCAGATTGAAGTTCCTGGCTATGAAAAGGCGATCGGCTACTATTACCGGGGTCACATGAGGCTAGAAATGCTACCAGTTGGATTTGATCATGGCACTGATCATAATGTCGTTGCCCTGGTTATCAATTTGTATGGGATTTGTAAAGGCATTCCATTAACCCTGGCAGATAACTGTACCTATCGAAAACCAGGACGGCAAGAATGTCAGCCTGATTTATCTGCTTACATTGGCGATCGCGCCCGACTTGTTCCTAAAAACACTAGCATTGTTAGCCTGGACGAATATCCTGCCCCAGATTTAGTGGTAGAAGTTGCCAAAACTACCTTATTGGATGATTTGGGAACAAAGCGATCGCTCTATGAAGAAATGGGTTTTGCTGAGTACTGGGTAGTCGATGTTCAGAACGTCCAGGTGATTGCTTATGCCATTCACGATCGTGGCTCTCAACAAATTGAGGCGTCCTACGTTTTACCAGGGCTGGAGATGGCTTTACTGAAAGCGGCTCTAGAACTCAATCGGCAAACTGACCAGTCCCAGGTTGGAGCTTGGCTGCTCTCTCAAATGAGTTAA